One region of Quercus lobata isolate SW786 chromosome 2, ValleyOak3.0 Primary Assembly, whole genome shotgun sequence genomic DNA includes:
- the LOC115977113 gene encoding uncharacterized protein LOC115977113: MSWLFKSFQSDGPDSSEQDHDDHSPSTTPRGVKDDLSALGQTLGRQFRGVANFLAPPPPSSIAAVDPSSSSSSSESQSQSQSQSQSQALVGIRNDLVEIGGSLKSRLSLLSSAKAVSEISKLATNLLLLENNEEEEEEEEEEAFRQDEDDDDVPGVTDDVLDFVSEISTRPELWTDFPLPLDNNDFNMSDVQKEHASTVERLAPSLAALRLKLQSYMSEEQFWIIYFILLLPRLSEHDFELLSTSKILEARDVLLQKLQKNAQLENDNSKTLDRSQDSSKASKTQGENMQSDLKVDSTDIRRAEVAMDDEGDTEKWLEEEDIDTGTSVHAQNKVEHEEDVLFSDLEDDDNDLSNRLSCLSLKQQKEGHSNGCNDWVQLNRSPETQCGHGQQKEGQSNIRDKDSEGEDSNDWLTVDDFD; encoded by the exons ATGTCTTGGCTATTCAAATCGTTCCAATCCGACGGTCCAGATTCGTCGGAGCAGGATCACGATGATCACAGCCCATCCACCACTCCACGTGGCGTTAAAGACGACCTCTCCGCCCTCGGCCAAACCCTCGGCCGCCAGTTCCGCGGCGTCGCCAACTTCCTGGCCCCGCCACCACCTTCTTCAATCGCAGCCGTTGAtccctcatcatcatcatcatcatcagaatcaCAGTCGCAATCGCAATCGCAATCGCAATCTCAAGCTCTCGTTGGAATTCGCAACGATCTTGTTGAAATCGGTGGGAGCTTGAAGAGTAGGTTGTCCCTTCTGTCCAGTGCCAAAGCCGTGAGTGAGATCTCGAAGCTCGCTACCAACTTGTTACTGCTCGAAAACAacgaggaggaggaagaggaagaagaagaagaagcttttCGACAAGACGAGGACGACGATGATGTTCCTGGAGTCACCGATGATGTTCTCGATTTCGTTTCGGAGATTTCCACGCGACCCGAGCTCTGGACCGATTTTCCTTTACCACTCGATAATAATG ATTTCAATATGTCTGATGTTCAGAAAGAACATGCTTCAACTGTTGAACGTTTGGCCCCAAGTTTGGCGGCTCTCAGACTTAAACTTCAAAGTTATATGAGTGAAGAACAGTTTtggataatttattttatattgttgcTGCCAAGATTAAGTGAACATGATTTTGAGCTTCTATCTACGTCTAAG ATTCTTGAAGCGAGGGATGTACTTCTGCAAAAGCTGCAAAAGAATGCACAGTTGGAGAATGATAACAGTAAGACTCTTGATAGATCTCAAGATAGTAGCAAGGCAAGCAAGACACAAGGGGAAAATATGCAATCTGATTTAAAAGTTGATTCAACTGATATCAGAAGAGCAGAAGTTGCAATGGATGATGAAGGGGATACTGAAAAGTGGTTGGAAGAGGAAGATATTGATACAGGGACTTCTGTGCATGCTCAAAACAAAGTTGAACATGAGGAGGACGTATTGTTCAGTGATCTGgaggatgatgataatgatCTTTCTAATAGACTCTCATGCCTTAGTCTAAAGCAGCAAAAGGAAGGCCATTCAAATGGATGCAATGACTGGGTTCAACTCAATCGAAGTCCTGAGACTCAGTGTGGCCATGGACAGCAAAAGGAAGGGCAGTCAAATATTCGAGATAAAGATTCAGAAGGTGAGGATTCAAATGACTGGCTTACTGTTGATGATTTTGACTAA